The proteins below are encoded in one region of Oceanicaulis alexandrii DSM 11625:
- a CDS encoding type II toxin-antitoxin system Phd/YefM family antitoxin: protein MSITTVSSRELNQDLGAAKRASKTGPVIITDRGKPAHVLLSIEDYEQLTAQHVSLVDALALPGLSDIALEPERVALDLNVPDLT, encoded by the coding sequence ATGTCGATCACCACTGTCAGCAGTCGCGAACTGAATCAGGATCTCGGCGCCGCCAAGCGGGCGTCTAAGACAGGGCCCGTGATCATCACCGATCGCGGCAAGCCGGCCCATGTTCTTTTGTCTATCGAAGACTATGAGCAACTGACCGCGCAGCACGTGAGTCTGGTCGACGCGCTCGCCTTGCCGGGCCTGTCAGACATCGCGCTGGAGCCTGAGCGCGTGGCGCTCGATCTCAACGTGCCTGACCTGACATGA